One part of the Rutidosis leptorrhynchoides isolate AG116_Rl617_1_P2 chromosome 1, CSIRO_AGI_Rlap_v1, whole genome shotgun sequence genome encodes these proteins:
- the LOC139853678 gene encoding uncharacterized protein — protein sequence MASSKIYFFLALAFAVVLLITSEVVAAKDSTLDDRGRGEYNGGGRSGHDNGNGGGRGGYDNGSGHAGHDNGGGRGRGGYNNGSGHGGHDNGGGRGGYDNGGGHGGHDNGGGRGGHDNDGGRGGHDNGGSQQGGGGGGGHGGCRYGCCGGGRYNQRGGCKCCSTFAEATAYKQTQNQVYTDVIMMHGHRAIVHYVLLYIYMYYVCNNNWHDFFRKKYVLASSICSTPYQIKVKFQMKLLVLLELGVRLENSEHQPNLDEKSRAGLWIDSPLSPKEHINRAMSTYVRLVD from the exons ATGGCTTCTTCAAAAATTTACTTTTTTCTTGCTCTAGCTTTTGCTGTTGTGCTTCTCATTACCTCTGAAGTAGTTGCTGCAAAGGACA GTACACTTGATGACCGAGGCCGTGGAGAATACAATGGTGGTGGACGGAGTGGACATGACAATGGTAACGGTGGCGGACGTGGAGGATATGACAACGGTAGTGGACATGCAGGTCATGACAACGGTGGCGGACGTGGACGTGGAGGATATAACAACGGTAGTGGACATGGAGGTCATGACAACGGTGGCGGACGTGGAGGATATGACAACGGCGGTGGACATGGAGGTCATGACAACGGTGGCGGACGTGGAGGACATGACAACGATGGCGGACGTGGAGGACATGACAACGGTGGCAGTCAGCagggaggtggtggtggtggtggacatGGTGGGTGTAGGTATGGTTGCTGTGGCGGTGGACGATACAACCAAAGAGGAGGATGCAAATGTTGCTCTACTTTTGCAGAGGCAACTGCTTACAAACAAACTCAAAACCAAGTATATACTGATGTTATCATGATGCATGGTCACCGTGCAATCGTGCATTAcgtactactatatatatatatgtactatgTATGTAATAATAATTGGCATGATTTCTTTCGAAAGAAATATGTACTAGCTAGCTCGATATGTAGCACTCCGTATCAAATAAAAGTGAAATTTCAAATGAAACTa CTTGTACTACTAGAACTGGGAGTTAGGTTAGAAAACTCGGAGCACCAACCCAATCTCGATGAAAAAAGTAGAGCAGGGCTTTGGATAGACAGTCCTCTTTCGCCAAAAGAGCATATAAATAGAGCTATGTCGACTTACGTACGTCTCGTTGACTAA